A single region of the Salarchaeum japonicum genome encodes:
- a CDS encoding response regulator — protein MSQHTVAVVEDEQSVRDLYTAWLADAYDVRTAGTLADARGVLDASVDVVLLDRRLPDGSGDDLLATIDDRRLDCRVAMVTGVEPDFDVVSLGFDDYLVKPVERERVVETVERLLDLRNYPAAVRAFYQTAAAKASLEAAKSPDALASDDRYAALCEEFENLRERVQATAATTDPVLVRALFRDLA, from the coding sequence GTGTCCCAACATACCGTCGCCGTGGTCGAGGACGAGCAGTCAGTCCGCGACCTCTACACGGCCTGGCTCGCCGACGCGTACGACGTTCGGACGGCGGGAACGCTCGCGGACGCTCGCGGCGTGCTCGACGCGTCGGTGGACGTCGTGTTGCTCGACCGCCGGCTTCCGGACGGGTCGGGCGACGACCTGCTCGCGACCATCGACGACCGGCGTCTGGACTGTCGGGTGGCGATGGTCACCGGGGTCGAACCGGACTTCGACGTGGTGTCGCTCGGGTTCGACGACTACCTCGTGAAGCCCGTGGAGCGCGAGCGGGTGGTCGAGACGGTCGAACGCCTCCTCGACCTCCGGAACTATCCCGCGGCCGTTCGCGCGTTCTACCAGACGGCGGCCGCGAAGGCGTCGCTGGAGGCCGCGAAATCGCCGGACGCGCTCGCGAGCGACGACCGGTACGCCGCGCTCTGCGAGGAGTTCGAGAACCTTCGAGAACGCGTGCAGGCGACCGCGGCGACGACCGACCCCGTGCTGGTGCGCGCGCTGTTCCGCGACCTCGCCTAG
- a CDS encoding bacterio-opsin activator domain-containing protein, translated as MSDGLRVLVVDDDEAFLSVTVEFLERRGVDVVAETSASAALDRLGEGFSCVVSDYEMPAMDGLELLKAVRAERPELPFVLLTGAGSEDVASEAISLGATEYVQKRPGRGQFDILVNTVVNAAEAYETERELAASRAFVEDAVEAVRDVFFVADVSGEVTHWNSRAEDVMGGRDPSEVEPESVVASDDREAVAAAFEAAVAEGSARVDAAVGEDAVPFEFTFSRITDDDGRVTHVAGVGRDVSERVARERAVTTLHETTRALVTAETPEDVFEYAVGAADGLLGLARTAFYRWDADERALVAAATANGTPGELPVLGDGSAVWDAFVAEETRTVESAAVFGELAALVVSVGSHGVLVAGSESGGFDDVDVTVVEVLAANTAAALDRHDREAALREQERELAAKTERLEEVNRTNTLVRRTQAGLLGASSREDVERSVCESLAADDEYVFAWTGTLDDGEVSPRAWAGAGESILDALAVEDATASPAWRAVERDEPVVVSDLVSAAGGGWRRRALAAGAGSAAAFPLSFDGGSYGVLVVYGRRANQFGREEREILSELAATVASAVNAAERKEALVTGGDVEVTFRVPDATGPVSAMARRTGATFDLEEVVSKDDGSWLVYVAVADADPAAVSAAADALVSVESVDVFDSDADRSLVGLVVSEFPAVDVLAAHGASVQSLTATPREVEVSVTVPRTRSVREFVAACEERLPGIELVRRSQRASQPAVLVEGLTEKQRTALRTAYEHGFFSWPREHTGEEVAEAMGVSAPTFHQHLRKALGTVFAAAFGDHADLND; from the coding sequence ATGAGCGACGGTTTGCGGGTGCTCGTCGTGGACGACGACGAGGCGTTCCTGTCGGTGACCGTGGAGTTCCTGGAGCGGCGCGGCGTGGACGTGGTGGCGGAGACGAGCGCGAGCGCTGCGCTCGACCGGCTGGGGGAGGGGTTTTCGTGCGTGGTGAGCGATTACGAGATGCCAGCGATGGACGGCCTCGAACTCCTGAAGGCGGTGCGGGCGGAGCGTCCGGAGTTGCCGTTCGTGTTGTTGACGGGGGCGGGGAGTGAGGACGTGGCGAGCGAGGCGATCAGTCTGGGGGCGACGGAGTACGTGCAGAAGCGCCCGGGGCGGGGGCAGTTCGATATCCTCGTGAATACGGTGGTGAACGCGGCGGAGGCGTACGAGACGGAGCGCGAGTTGGCGGCGAGTCGGGCGTTCGTGGAGGACGCGGTGGAGGCGGTGCGGGACGTGTTCTTCGTGGCGGACGTGTCGGGGGAGGTGACGCACTGGAACTCGCGGGCGGAGGACGTGATGGGGGGGAGAGACCCGAGCGAGGTGGAGCCGGAGTCGGTCGTCGCGTCGGACGACCGGGAGGCGGTGGCGGCGGCGTTCGAGGCGGCGGTCGCGGAGGGGAGTGCGCGCGTGGACGCGGCGGTGGGCGAGGACGCGGTGCCGTTCGAGTTCACGTTCTCCCGGATTACGGACGACGACGGCCGGGTGACGCACGTCGCGGGTGTGGGGCGGGACGTGAGCGAGCGGGTGGCGCGCGAGCGCGCGGTGACGACGCTACACGAGACGACGCGGGCGTTGGTGACGGCGGAGACGCCCGAGGACGTGTTCGAGTACGCGGTCGGTGCGGCGGACGGCCTGCTGGGGTTGGCGCGGACGGCGTTCTACCGGTGGGACGCGGACGAGCGCGCGCTGGTCGCGGCGGCGACGGCGAACGGGACGCCGGGGGAGTTGCCCGTGCTGGGGGACGGGTCGGCGGTGTGGGATGCGTTCGTCGCGGAGGAGACGCGGACGGTGGAGTCGGCGGCCGTGTTCGGGGAGCTGGCGGCGCTGGTGGTGTCCGTGGGGTCGCACGGCGTGCTCGTCGCGGGGTCGGAGTCGGGCGGGTTCGACGACGTGGACGTGACGGTGGTGGAGGTGTTGGCGGCGAACACGGCGGCGGCGCTCGACCGGCACGACCGGGAGGCCGCACTGCGGGAGCAGGAGCGCGAGCTGGCGGCGAAGACGGAGCGCTTAGAGGAGGTGAATCGGACGAACACGCTGGTGCGGCGGACGCAGGCGGGACTGCTGGGGGCGTCGAGCCGGGAGGACGTTGAGCGGTCGGTGTGCGAGTCGCTCGCGGCGGACGACGAGTACGTGTTCGCGTGGACGGGGACGCTGGATGACGGCGAGGTGTCGCCGCGGGCGTGGGCGGGCGCTGGCGAGTCGATTCTGGACGCGCTGGCGGTGGAGGACGCGACGGCGTCGCCGGCGTGGCGGGCGGTAGAGCGCGACGAACCCGTGGTCGTGTCCGACCTGGTGTCGGCGGCGGGCGGCGGGTGGCGGCGGCGCGCGCTCGCGGCGGGCGCGGGGTCGGCGGCGGCGTTCCCATTGTCCTTCGACGGCGGGTCGTACGGCGTGCTCGTCGTGTACGGCCGGCGCGCGAACCAGTTCGGCCGGGAGGAGCGCGAGATACTGAGCGAGCTCGCGGCGACGGTGGCGAGCGCGGTGAACGCGGCGGAACGCAAGGAGGCTCTCGTGACGGGCGGGGACGTGGAGGTGACGTTCCGGGTGCCGGACGCGACGGGGCCGGTGTCGGCGATGGCGCGGCGGACGGGCGCGACGTTCGACCTGGAGGAGGTGGTGTCGAAGGACGACGGGTCGTGGCTGGTGTACGTCGCGGTCGCGGACGCCGACCCGGCGGCGGTGTCGGCGGCGGCGGACGCGCTCGTGTCCGTGGAGTCCGTGGACGTGTTCGACTCGGACGCCGACCGCTCGCTCGTCGGGCTCGTGGTGTCCGAGTTCCCGGCGGTGGACGTGTTGGCGGCGCACGGCGCGTCCGTGCAGTCGTTGACGGCGACGCCGCGGGAGGTCGAGGTGTCGGTGACGGTGCCGCGGACGCGCTCCGTGCGCGAGTTCGTCGCGGCGTGCGAGGAGCGACTGCCGGGTATCGAGTTGGTGCGGCGCTCCCAGCGGGCGTCCCAGCCGGCGGTGCTCGTGGAGGGGTTGACGGAGAAACAGCGCACGGCGCTCAGGACGGCGTACGAGCACGGGTTCTTCTCGTGGCCGCGCGAGCACACGGGCGAGGAGGTCGCGGAGGCGATGGGCGTGAGCGCGCCGACGTTCCACCAGCACCTCCGGAAGGCGCTCGGCACGGTGTTCGCGGCGGCGTTCGGCGACCACGCCGACCTAAACGATTAG
- a CDS encoding type II toxin-antitoxin system VapC family toxin → MVRAVVDANVLFADRSRRDAFHDRASESMDAVDQGDLPLVHVLSQNLMEALASIQKNTTWGRAVETFQYLEDSKNIELVHPTESDQADGQVIFIRERNLELADAVTAAYMNRVGIEYVYSFDDDFDRFDTITRLSTADNPYA, encoded by the coding sequence ATGGTTCGGGCTGTCGTCGACGCGAACGTTCTTTTCGCGGACCGAAGCCGCCGTGACGCGTTCCACGACCGAGCGAGCGAGAGTATGGACGCAGTCGACCAGGGAGACCTCCCGCTCGTTCACGTGCTTTCACAGAATCTGATGGAGGCACTGGCGTCGATTCAGAAGAACACGACCTGGGGGAGAGCGGTTGAAACGTTCCAGTACCTCGAAGACAGCAAGAACATCGAACTCGTTCATCCGACCGAATCGGATCAGGCGGACGGACAGGTGATATTCATTCGAGAGCGAAATCTCGAACTCGCGGACGCTGTAACGGCGGCGTACATGAACCGAGTCGGAATCGAGTACGTCTACAGTTTCGACGACGATTTCGACCGGTTCGACACGATTACACGGCTATCGACTGCGGACAATCCGTACGCGTAG
- a CDS encoding helix-turn-helix domain-containing protein, producing the protein MSGTDSEPTTTVSAEDVLEVVETMEPPVVTTSDISNVLGCSTDDARARLNALHERGLVRRRKTSGIVLWWVPRGDAERPDPIDMGETNALEETEASHTRN; encoded by the coding sequence ATGAGTGGAACCGACTCGGAACCGACGACGACGGTGAGCGCTGAGGACGTGCTCGAAGTCGTTGAGACGATGGAGCCGCCGGTGGTGACGACGAGCGATATCTCGAACGTGCTCGGCTGCTCGACGGACGACGCCCGGGCGCGCCTGAACGCGCTTCACGAGCGTGGGCTGGTGCGGCGGCGGAAGACGAGCGGTATCGTGCTCTGGTGGGTGCCGCGTGGGGACGCCGAGCGCCCCGACCCTATCGACATGGGGGAGACGAACGCGCTCGAAGAGACGGAAGCATCGCACACGCGGAACTGA